GGTATTGTTTCAGGGGAGCAATGCGACAGTTACGTGGAGTACTACAAGCAGATTACTTCTGAACCGCCAGAGAAGACAATCGCCCCGGATACTCAATGAGATTAACGATGTTCACTCATGTTAATAACTATAATCTTGTTTACACCTTTGTTAGAACCATTATTATCTTCAAATGGCGACATCATTAACGTGCAAGATTGTGtatgtatcaaaaatatattatgcagTTGGCGGTTCTCATGATGATTGCCACTCTAAACTCTAATATGTTGCCGAATAATCTCGATGTATCctgctttgttttattattatttatttatatgtttatattcACTGTAATTTTTAATAGTGTTTAGTTGAATTCCTCGCATTTGTCCAATggaataaatacctaatatatttaatggaaattcataatttaaaattaatattacttgtgttaacattttcataaaactatgACAAAGATGGTATCTGCAAGAGTACACTATCTTTCATtgtttatcattaaaattttataggtgtaataattttgacaaaatatgtataattattataacaatgttTCTGTAATTAGTGGAAATTATTGTGTAAATTGTAAATACGTGaatgtttgtaaaaatgttgATTAGTTACCTAATTAAGTAATgcaatgtatattttgttatgaatatagacaaatgttattttgagttatttgttttacttattacttaattGATCGAAAGGTCGACCTTGTTAGCACTAATGACTCTTTTATTGTGTACGTCACACAATAAAAAGAAGTCGCGTACCTAACAATCTTATGGGCACACAAATTAAAACTGCGAATTACTGACTTTGTACTAAACGACAGGACAATAATCAACTTGACTTTCTTGGTTTCTGCTGGCGCTCGATTTTCCACCACTGCTTATAGTTATCTACATTTACTGATTTCCAAAGCTGAAGAAATTGCTAGCTTAAACGCGCTTGCGATAAAATCATTTTGCTGCAAGCATGCCTTGCCTTTCAAGGAAAACAGTTACCTGGGCAAATCTATGAAGTTTTTAGTCAAAGAAAAAGACAAGGAAATGTTTTTCACGTACCTGTCTTAATTCAACTCGTTAATACCTTAGTGATAGTCAAGGCCGCCGTTTAAAATATTTCGTGATGTTGTTTATCATAAGTAATGAGGGAGATTAGATACAGAAAATGTTATTACAGTTTCACGAAATTAATTTATGGGGAATTTTACAAGTTCATGGTGAATGTGCGTTACTTCATTTGGTGCGAAAAACTTCTTGGAGCTGAGGACTTTAAGAAATAGCTTACACTCCTGTAATCGCCACAGTTTATcaacacaattaaataaattaagttacataggtacagaTCATATGAGGAATAACTTACCAACCTAGGACCACTGTAACTAACCAACTATTCCTACTTTACTACACTCATAGTTTGTTTAATTAACTTACAGTGGCTGATCAGATTTagatgaaatattttgtgaagatatactgtgtataaataaatatctatctCGACGACTataaattttttgtttgttgcgcGTCGTACCTAAAGTAAAAAGTTGACCGAACTCAGTAGAAGCAAACGACTTTATAAGTAATTTgaactttgaaatattaattaacattttagtaCCTTGTTTAAACTGTGCGAGAAGGGTTATTTTACAAAGTTAGCAATTGTCCATCATAAGTCAAACTCTTTTGCGTAGTCGAGTAAAAAACTGGGTGCATGAGATGTAATATCGCAACTCGAACAATAGCATTGAGATAGATGTACTGGCATGAGACCATATAAAaacatacttaggtaggtactctgcCGATACAAACGACCGGACGCTCTTTGAATTGATAATTAACAAACAAGAAGACTATTAATAAAAGCAGAATGACTATTATACAGCTATTGTAACTTGAATTTAAATACATCAGTAGGTATGTGTATGTACAATAACAATTGAATACGTAACTTGATGTTATaataagtagtaggtataacTCGTCAAATTAATCCTGAATACTTGATACTCAAGATAATATTGTTGATAAGTGCCCATTTCACAAGCACCTTTATAATTAGTGCAGTAACATACTTATGATTTTAACCTAGTTACCCAAATATATGGATTAGTTATGGTTTTAGTAAACCAAGTAATAGTAAGCCCAGAGTAGATAACCAGCCTTTAGAATATTACATAGGTTTCAGTAACATACTAATATggatgaaaaatacaaaaaacaaatactatTTGTTTGAACTCtgtttattttcacataaatatTGGGGAACATGTTTCACATGTTTATCACTTCTCGTAAAATGCAGTATAACAATGACAATAACATAAatgcttataaaaatatatagttttccTTAAAATTACAACTGTACAACAGCACGGATAGATTTGCCTACATGCATCAGGTGGAAAGCCTCATTGATCTCCTTCAGGGGCACCGTGTGGGTGACAAATGCATCCAGGGGAAGTTTGTTTGCCAAGTACTCATCTACAAGTTTAGGCACACTCTCACGGCTCTTGTAGCCTCCGAAAGCTGTTCCCTTCCAGGTGCGACCAGTGACAAGCTGGAATGGGCGAGTACTGATCTCTTCACCTGCAGCAGCTACACCAATAATGACTGAGACACCCCAACCCTTGTGGCATGCTTCTAGAGCAGCTCTCATCGTGTTAATGTTACCAATGCATTCAAAAGTGTAATCTAGACCTCCATCAGTCAAGTCAACAAGGACCTGCTGAATAGGTTTGTCATAATCCTTGGGGTTCACAAACTCATTGACTCCAAACTTCTTGGCCACTTCAAACTTGTCAGGGTTGATGTCCACTCCAATGATGCGTTTGGCTCCAGCAGCCTTACATCCCAGTGCAACAGCTAGACCAACTGCTCCCAGACCAAAGATAGCACAGTTTGATCCTGGCTCCACCTTGGCAGTGTTGAGGGCAGCTCCGTAGCCAGTGGGTACTCCACAACCCAGCAGGCAAACTTTGTCTAATGCTGCTGCATCATTTACTTTACACAGAGATATTTCTAGAACAACTGTGTATTCACTGAATGTAGAGCATCCCATGAAGTGGTAGAGTTCCTGTCCCTTGCAGCGGAAGCGGCGCGTGCCGTCGGGCATGACGCCCTGGCCTTGTGTGATGCGCACCTTCTGGCAGAGGTTAGTCTTGGGGTTCAGGCAGAACTTACATGTGTTGCACTGCGGCACGTACAGGGGCACGACGTGGTCTCCGGGCTTGACGGAGGTGACGCCCTCGCCGACGCTCTCGACGATGCCGCCGCCCTCGTGCCCCAGCACCACGGGGAACACGCCCTCGGGGTCCTTGCCGGAGAGCGTGTACGCATCTGTGTGGCACACTCCAGTCGCGATGATCTTGACGCGCACTTCGCCGGCTTTAGGTGGGTCCACTTCGATCTCTTCGATCGACAGCGGCTTGCCGGCCTCCCATGCGACGGCAGCTTGACATTTGATAACTTTCCCGGCTGTCGACATGTTCGTGCGCACTGGATCACTGCCACAAAATAAGTGAATCGAACGTGCACGTCTGCGTCAACGAATTAATGTTGTAGCAGCGGTGATGATGTAATAAATGTGAACGATAAGAGCCAAACTTCAATAACAATAACCTTGAACTCTGATCATGAATTTTCTATTTTGCCAATGTTGATTTTCTAGAACAGCCATTAAACAATACGCTTAAGTCTCGTCCTAATTTGGtgtttaggtaaatattttttttattccttttctctcacttattaaaatatagaaagaaTTATAGACTCAGGCCGGCTTTCTAAAGAAAACgacgaaaattattattttcgaaTGTTTCTGAACTTTGCCGCTTTTGTCACTGTGACATCCCGTGTACGTCAAATTAATGCTAAAAATGCTGAGTTTACTTATAACAATCTCTGGAACAACTCCACCACAgaatatataattttctttgacaaAATCAAGTTGACAGCGAATTTTCTTCGTGTGTGTGCCGTGTGtggttttagtttgtttttaacttGGAACACGAGGTTTTCTCAATTAAAAGGATTATACCGTGCTAATACTCATTTGCAGTAATGGCCaagctacataattattacGTTCTGTGCCCATTAATAGATCAGAAAAGCTTTCTCGGCGTTTCAGAAGATAAAGAAGACGAACACGTTATTGTGACTTTGGGACGAAATGTTGTGAATAAATATCAAGTAAATATTGTTTCTTACTTCTTGCATAATCTCAAACTCTTCTCAGctgatttataattattttcttaaacaaaccACACAATTATatcaaattgtaaataattggagTTTTGTAAAGGTTATGTTTGTGTTTAAAATCCatattttattagctttcaGACCAAAAGCAAGTTGGTGGATGGACATCAAAAGATCACATAACATCAGCCGTAatctatgacaaagaacaggaGAGTTATGTTGGTGTATTCAATAAGAACACCATCAAAACATGGAAAGAGGAATCAGAAAATTTggataaaattaagaaatttaaGGTAATTTAAAGCTTCATTCTTTATTTAACGTATACATGACTAAAAACTCTATAGATTAttttatcacataaaaaaacagaacaataaaaaaaaatctcaataattatttatttatttgcagttCCCCCTGAACATCTTAAAAGTTATACCCAGAAACAAGCAGTCACCCCTCATAGTGTTCGCCAATGGCAACTGTGCATCGCTACCATATGCCCTCGACAACAGAAAGACTTATGAAAGTAAATCACTGCTGAAAGACACTGACACAATAGTTGACACAGCTTGCTTCACTGTCAACAAGACAGACTTTGTATGCTACATAGTAAAGAACAATAAGGATCACtatgaaataataaactgtCCTCTACGAGATGAGCTAGGAGACATGGACAGGTCTAAGTTGACGAGGACCAAAGTTACAAGACCAGAGGATGTGTATGTTGTTGGGAAATATATTTGTACTGAGGAGAAAAATGCTGTGTACATATTGTGTAAGTACTCTAGCTGGTTATTGTATAAAAATCAATGTACTGTAGATGCTAAATTAATTTGACTATGTTTTTTCCAGGGAGTGATGGAAAAATGACCATATACAACTTTAAAGATTGGAAAACAATAGGCACAGTACCCTGGGTATCTACACTGTCCAGTGTCTCCATAACCTGGATGGGCAAGGAACACCTCATAGTGTTTGGAAGTAATACAGAGCAAGATGGAGCCATCATTATCGCTTACAACATTGTGCTGGGAGTGGGGACATGCAAGTACCCCATGAAGATGTATTCCGAAGGTGCCAAGTTATATTGCTACCATGGAAGAATCATTCTAGAAGCTTCTAACCACATTGGCATGTTGCCATATGTCCTAGAAGCAAAGAGAAACTTATCAAGTTTATTAGGATCCCATGAAGTTGTTCAGGATGAGGGCATGGAGATTGCTAACTGGGATTCCCCAACAGAACCTCAGTTCCCAGTAAATGATGAAACAAAAGATCTAATAAAATTGGGTCTCACAGAAAGGAGTATTTGTCACAATGCTGTACCACCACTCTTAGAAAAGGATGACTTTAGAGCTGTTTACAGAATACTCAAGCAGTTCAAAGACATTCCAGAGACTACTCTTGTAGCAGTACTCAAGTATGCCATCAAGTTAGTTAACCCAAACAATATAGATGTCACTGATGTTGAAGAATTCTCCAAATTATGTTCTGGGGAGCACTCCAGCAAGATGGAGCAGATAGTGCACAGAGCTAAGTTTGAGTTACTAAACTACACTCTGCAAATATCATTCAGTGATGCATTGATTATACCTCCTTTGAGGAGTGGCCTTGGTGTGGATGATACATTATTCCTCATGACATACATGGCACATGTTCTTGTAAATTCAGAGAAAAACTTGGACACTGAGTATGAAAGCAAACTTTTTGATTGGTACATTTTGCTAATGGATGCTTTCTACCAACAGTTTTTGATGACAAAAGATGAGAAAGTAACATCAGTGCTGCAGAATTCCCTGAACCTTGTATTGGACctgataaaacaattacattctGTCAGTGAGGTATTACCCCTAATAAATAAGCTGCTGAGTGGTAAAATGATTGAAAATGATTCAGATTCTTTATCTTATGCAATTGAATTAatgcaaatataattttaattttacatggcatttttatttatgcgataaaaaaaatattatttatcctGAGAAAAGCTAATGGTCAAAATGCTGAGTAGTGTGAACAGAGTAGGTAGGAATGTTTCAAACACAAGTCTAttctatagtttttttattagcaGCTCTAGCAAACTGTACAACCATGGGTTTTTCCTTCAGCAAATAACCATTAGTTTCATTTAAAGCTGTTTCTGCTATCCTCACTGAGGGGAATGTGACAAATGCTTGTCCCTTCATCCTGCCTTCCTGCATGACCCTCACATCAAACCCAGTGAGCTCTTCGTCAGTCAATCCTTCGACATAACGCTTATATATACTTGTTACATCTTGTTCAGTCACAGTCTTAGCCaaattttttatatacaatCTCATGGATGGCTGCCCAGGGTGATAGTTTTTGAAGACTGGTAAAATCTTCATATCTTTGTATGATATCCTGTTTCGTAATAACTCCTTTTTGCTGATAATAGGTTGTTCTGGCTCCTCAGGCTTCTTTTCCTCTTCAGCTGGCTGTTCCTCTTTCTGGAACTTACCAAGTTCCCCTATAACTTCTGGTTCTTCTGTAGGCTTTTGTAAGGCATCTTGGTGAACATTGAGCTGTATTTTCTTTGGTTCCTGAATTTGTACAATAGTTTCAAATACTTCCTCTTGACTAACTAcagttttctttgattttgctgcTGGCACTGTGGGGGGTAATTTCAATGGATTGTGCTTAGGCACAGGCAATTTCCTTTTCCTTGTGACCAGTTTTCTGACAGTCTGTTCTTTGTGCTCATCCTCAGCGCTGGATATTTCTGACTCGGGGTCACTCACAGCTGGAGGTGGTAACTGTATATCACCCACAAACATGTGCCGATatgtttctttgaaaaattcCATACATTTGTCATTATCTTGGAATGGCACATCTAGACACATTTTGTTCATCAAATGCAAGGTCTGTGTGTAAAATGGTTTGTGAGTAAATAGTGCATGAATTATATTTATAGCTATGGCAGGATTGATATCTGGGTATTTGTAGCTTAAATGTATGGGTGGAGGCTGATAGAAGTCTATAGATGGATTCCATGCATTCAAAACTTTGAGGAACTGCTTTATTACTTTTGTGGTGTCTGAATTTTGTTCTGTCTCAGGCTTGTCATCAGTAACTGGTGCCTTCTCTGTTGAGTACTCCACTACAAGACGCCTGTGAGCTATTTCGAGCTGGTGAAGACGGTTTAGTGATGCTTTTGCTTTCTCTATACTACTAAATGACGCAAATATGTAATTACGTTTGGATCTCGTCTCCCACACTTTGTCAGCTCCAAAATGTCTCAGGAGCTGTTCTTTATCTTGAAACGATAGTGCAGCTGGTAAATGTCGAATCATTAGCACTTTAGACATGTTGATTTACGTAAGATGCTGAATAAATAGtggatatgttataatttttcctcAATCTGTTACCTTCAACAAGTTCCTATAACAGGCACGAATTACTTAAATCTAAAAACCTCTTAAAAcgatacatacaaaaaaataaagcattaGCCACCGGTTTGACATTCAAAATACAGCTGTTTTTGACATAACATGGTCACTTGCCCTTTTCAGAAGAttcaaattatgttttgtttcctcttgaattaaactatgaattattatttcatcgtgaaaaactgcttttatttgtttcatttatacataaaataaataaaatccgtATGAATGCACAGTAACTTGAAAATACTCTGTGCTGAAGCTGATGTCACCTGTGGATGTCTGTCATCACCACATCTATCAATGTCATTTTCATCTGTCTGTTGTGCGGTgcacaaaaagtaaatatttgaaaacaaccCGAATATTAATCACCGGTTGTAGTGCAAAAGTGCCACAAACTTCCCAAGTTATGAGGTGTAATAAATGTTGCTAAAACTAGTAATTGTGCGAACTTTTACCGTGGTACAATGGCAGCACAACAAGATAGAAAAATTGTCAAAGTCGTAGTTTTGGGCGATATCGGCAGAAGTCCACGTATGCAATATCATGCGTTATCTCTTGCAAATAATGGATTGGATGTGAATATAATTGGGTACTTAGATTCGCAACCTCTCACAGAAATCCTGGAGCACCCTCACATTACTATCACGAAACTACGCTCAATAAATCTTAGTGGTCCTGCGATAGTGAGATATGTGGCCAAAGCGATATGGCAGACGATAAGCTTACTTTTAACATTGGTCATCACGGGCAAATGCCACTTCGTGCTGTGTCAGAACCCTCCAGCTATCCCCACACTGCCTGTATGTCGGATATACTGCTTATTCACGAAAGCAAAGTACATAATAGACTGGCACAACTATGCGTATTCTATAATGGCGATGTCTCTAACGCCTGATCACTACATAGTAAGATTTGCAAGATTCATAGAGAAGTTCTTTGGTCAGTCAGCAGATAACAGTATATGTGTAACTTATTCTATGAAGGAAGATTTGTTAATGAATTGGAATGTTCAGTAAGTgtcacattttatattttgttgtgatAGCCTTTTCGCATCCCAAAATCTGATAATAGTGTGATATTATCTACCAACTTTAAGATAATTTCAGATCTATCTCACAATATTATGTTTGATGAGTGTGATTGTAAACTTTTGAAGTTActtgagaattaaaaaaatatactaaaattgaAATGCATGAAATATTTGGTTTTAGCAATGCAATAGTGCTTTATGATAGACCACCAAAAATATTCAAGCCACTCTCACTACAAGAGAAACATGATTGGTTCCTGCAGCTAAGCAAGACATTCCCTGAATTTGGAGGCCAGGGTCGGGAGCAGCTCAATGATCCCCATCAACAGGACATTGTGAAGACACTGTTCACTTGTTCGTCTGATGGGCAAGTGCAACCGCTGCCTGATAGACCAGGCCTACTGTTCAGCAGTACTAGCTGGACACCAGATGAAGACTTCGGGTTACTAATGGAGGCTTTACAGAGTTAGTCtgtttttttcatgtttttatatttattaatcagTTATGGATATCTATGATCTAATGAAGAATGCATTGCATTAtgtatttaacaaaatgttattattttcagtgtATGAATCAGCTTGTGAAATAGCAGAAAATCTGCCCAAGCTGATCTGTGTAATCACTGGCAAGGGTCCAGAGAAGGAGAAATATTTAAAGGAGATAGCAAGAAGGAAATGGCAGAACATCCAGGTGTTCACACCATGGCTTGATGCTGCAGACTACCCCAAAATGGTGGGCAGTGCAGACCTTGGCGTGTGTCTCCATACAAGTTCCTCAGGCTTAGACCTGCCTATGAAGATAGTTGATATGTATGGAGCTGGACTCCCTGTATGTGCTTTTGATTTTCTTTGGTAGGTAGTGATGATACATCATTTTACACTTAAGTGTTTTGCCTGAAGTAACTCTCATTTAtcttaaaactatttgtttgttttcagcCTCGATGAGCTTGTTGAAAATGGAGTTAATGGGTACACATTTAGATCAAGCAATGAACTGTTCAAAGATTTAGTTCGTTGGTTTGAAGGGTTCCCCAACAACACCGAACAGAACAAGATAGCAGAGAGAATGCGCAAAGAGATAGCTGTGTTCAGACAGACTAGATGGGAAGATAACTGGAACCTCAGGATCAAGAAGTTATTTGTATGATTGAAGTTGTTGTTCTAGCTTTAGGTCCAAATTAATGTATATGatgctttattttaatacaatgattattatacatacatacatatagtgaGTTTTTTTCATTAAAGACACAAAATTAACCATGTTGGTTAATGTTGGTCCTCCTCTGCTTTCTGTGATATGAATAACATACATTTTGACATTTTACAGACATTCTGCATTACTATAAGTACTTTTAGGTATACTTATGACATGAAGATGAAGATAATGAAAGACAATATTAGGTTagtagtttttgtattttatggattttacaaaaatgttatccatgtaatttttaaatacaatttgtattattaaaaatagcaCTTTTACACACACATCACTTAAACTAAGAGTCTTTCAATTTCTTGTTGAATGCTCTGAATTTGCGGTTTCAACTGAGAACCTTCATTGATAGTAATAGAACAAGAGATGATCGGCCGGGAGACACCACATGCTCTACCCAGAGCCTGCTTAGACCTAACAAATACATAAGGTACATTTTTGTCCTCACAGAGGATAGGAATGTGTAGCACAATTTCCAATGGCTCGGCATCTGCCGCCATTATGATGAACTCGGAGAGTCCCCTGTTCAATGTCTTGGTCGCTTCATTGGCGCCCTTACGAAGCTGCTTGTAGTTGGCGGCTTGCTGCACCAAGTTCAAGATCTTGGCCGTGAGAGCGGCGTCCGCGAGTGGGTATGCTTTAGGGTTAACTGCTGCCTCTGAGTCGccctgcaaaaaaataaataacctaatTGAAGGTGGCATTGTAAACATAACCTCAAATTCACAACGTGTTGTTATTTTTGACCTTACTCTAacgtaaatacaaatattattaattttataccttAAGTGAAAACCATGGGAATTTGCCTGAAactgaattatttaaaactatatcAGAGAAAAAGTACACGTGCTTACCATGTTGCTTATCTCTTTTTTCCGAGCGTTGATTTATTTCTCAACCTCTCGGCGATTTCTCGCTTCACTGAGGACCTTGTCGGACAGGAAAAACTTGAAACCGTTGAAGTATTGCTAGAACTCGGTTTACTTACTGTAAACAGAGAAATAATAAGTTATCACAAATACGAGTAAAGACGCGATGCGACAATGCGTGCGGTGCGTTGCGACTTTGACACTTTTGACAGGACTGTTCAGTTCAGAAATTCAGGGTGGCaatccaataaaattaaaaagaggcTATTTTTATTCGCAATAAGTTCAtacgaaaaagaaaataaaaatggccAATGCTATGATTCCGATGCATTGTGtgtaatttattatgaattcaTAACAAAATGTGTTTGACTTTCGGTACATAGAAAACATTTGAGCTTCGAACGGCTGAATAGACCACTTTCTCCTGGTTGAGTTTGCGGTGCTCGCGCAGGCCACGTCTGCCTTTGCCGAATGTGAAAGAACCTTTTGGTATATGGTAAGGGATAATAAAAGATATAACTTTCGActaatgatttattaaaaataattctaagtTATATTGTCGgggtaataatatgtattagtcATGCCTCATGACGAAGGATAATATTAGGCGTAGGGTACAAATTCTAAGGGTGTGTCCAGTGAGCGATCTGAACGCGAATTCGGAGCGGTGGTGTGGTGCGATTTACTACGCGAATTTAATGTTCGCGCCGCGCCGCTTTGCGTTCGCATCGAGATCGCGCTCTATTAGGCACTTAATCCTAATCTCAACAaagaattcataaaaaaaaaaaactgtgtgcCCTGCTCGGGTGCCCCGGTCacaaattgcaaaaataactGTAGGTGTCTATCTATACTTGTTTATTGCGAGTAAAGATGTAATTCtcagttataatttattaaccaaaacccaacacaaacaaaacaataatattatattgactCAAATCACGATGCACAACTTTATCGTTTTCTAATATAGTCGCGTACTAAAccacagattatttatttatttatttaaaatactttatgcacattgtacaacggcggacttaacgccttaggcgttctctgccagtctaccttagggTGGTGGTGAAACAGAAGTGGTAGGTGCAACACAGTTTGAGCATAAgtgcaagaaaataaaaataaatatatttatgtatatagatTACTACTAAACGAGCACCGGTAAAAGCCAGTGGCGTCCAAGATTAAACTTAGCCTACTGCCCACAGCTTCAAATGGTAGCgggaaattaaaaagattttttggtGTTTTACTGTGGTAAGTTAAGAAAAGATATTAATATGGGCCATTATCTTGTCATTGGATCGAAAATAATATACCCCAAAGTAAGTTTTATTGTCTTGGGTTCACTTCGAAAATTTATACCATACAttcataaaactaaaatattttcccCCTACCAATCGTCGCATTTGGAATATGGTCctaaatttttattgtatatgCATGCATCTATGGGTCACGGGTATATGTAGTAATATCTACGCATTTGCTTTATTTACAAcagagtgctgattcc
Above is a window of Helicoverpa armigera isolate CAAS_96S chromosome 11, ASM3070526v1, whole genome shotgun sequence DNA encoding:
- the LOC110375565 gene encoding alcohol dehydrogenase class-3, which codes for MSTAGKVIKCQAAVAWEAGKPLSIEEIEVDPPKAGEVRVKIIATGVCHTDAYTLSGKDPEGVFPVVLGHEGGGIVESVGEGVTSVKPGDHVVPLYVPQCNTCKFCLNPKTNLCQKVRITQGQGVMPDGTRRFRCKGQELYHFMGCSTFSEYTVVLEISLCKVNDAAALDKVCLLGCGVPTGYGAALNTAKVEPGSNCAIFGLGAVGLAVALGCKAAGAKRIIGVDINPDKFEVAKKFGVNEFVNPKDYDKPIQQVLVDLTDGGLDYTFECIGNINTMRAALEACHKGWGVSVIIGVAAAGEEISTRPFQLVTGRTWKGTAFGGYKSRESVPKLVDEYLANKLPLDAFVTHTVPLKEINEAFHLMHVGKSIRAVVQL
- the LOC110375585 gene encoding chitobiosyldiphosphodolichol beta-mannosyltransferase, with product MAAQQDRKIVKVVVLGDIGRSPRMQYHALSLANNGLDVNIIGYLDSQPLTEILEHPHITITKLRSINLSGPAIVRYVAKAIWQTISLLLTLVITGKCHFVLCQNPPAIPTLPVCRIYCLFTKAKYIIDWHNYAYSIMAMSLTPDHYIVRFARFIEKFFGQSADNSICVTYSMKEDLLMNWNVHNAIVLYDRPPKIFKPLSLQEKHDWFLQLSKTFPEFGGQGREQLNDPHQQDIVKTLFTCSSDGQVQPLPDRPGLLFSSTSWTPDEDFGLLMEALQMYESACEIAENLPKLICVITGKGPEKEKYLKEIARRKWQNIQVFTPWLDAADYPKMVGSADLGVCLHTSSSGLDLPMKIVDMYGAGLPVCAFDFLCLDELVENGVNGYTFRSSNELFKDLVRWFEGFPNNTEQNKIAERMRKEIAVFRQTRWEDNWNLRIKKLFV
- the LOC110375564 gene encoding RNA-binding region-containing protein 3; this encodes MSKVLMIRHLPAALSFQDKEQLLRHFGADKVWETRSKRNYIFASFSSIEKAKASLNRLHQLEIAHRRLVVEYSTEKAPVTDDKPETEQNSDTTKVIKQFLKVLNAWNPSIDFYQPPPIHLSYKYPDINPAIAINIIHALFTHKPFYTQTLHLMNKMCLDVPFQDNDKCMEFFKETYRHMFVGDIQLPPPAVSDPESEISSAEDEHKEQTVRKLVTRKRKLPVPKHNPLKLPPTVPAAKSKKTVVSQEEVFETIVQIQEPKKIQLNVHQDALQKPTEEPEVIGELGKFQKEEQPAEEEKKPEEPEQPIISKKELLRNRISYKDMKILPVFKNYHPGQPSMRLYIKNLAKTVTEQDVTSIYKRYVEGLTDEELTGFDVRVMQEGRMKGQAFVTFPSVRIAETALNETNGYLLKEKPMVVQFARAANKKTIE
- the LOC110375563 gene encoding nucleolar protein 11, producing the protein MAKLHNYYVLCPLIDQKSFLGVSEDKEDEHVIVTLGRNVVNKYQLSDQKQVGGWTSKDHITSAVIYDKEQESYVGVFNKNTIKTWKEESENLDKIKKFKFPLNILKVIPRNKQSPLIVFANGNCASLPYALDNRKTYESKSLLKDTDTIVDTACFTVNKTDFVCYIVKNNKDHYEIINCPLRDELGDMDRSKLTRTKVTRPEDVYVVGKYICTEEKNAVYILWSDGKMTIYNFKDWKTIGTVPWVSTLSSVSITWMGKEHLIVFGSNTEQDGAIIIAYNIVLGVGTCKYPMKMYSEGAKLYCYHGRIILEASNHIGMLPYVLEAKRNLSSLLGSHEVVQDEGMEIANWDSPTEPQFPVNDETKDLIKLGLTERSICHNAVPPLLEKDDFRAVYRILKQFKDIPETTLVAVLKYAIKLVNPNNIDVTDVEEFSKLCSGEHSSKMEQIVHRAKFELLNYTLQISFSDALIIPPLRSGLGVDDTLFLMTYMAHVLVNSEKNLDTEYESKLFDWYILLMDAFYQQFLMTKDEKVTSVLQNSLNLVLDLIKQLHSVSEVLPLINKLLSGKMIENDSDSLSYAIELMQI
- the Hoip gene encoding NHP2-like protein 1 → MGDSEAAVNPKAYPLADAALTAKILNLVQQAANYKQLRKGANEATKTLNRGLSEFIIMAADAEPLEIVLHIPILCEDKNVPYVFVRSKQALGRACGVSRPIISCSITINEGSQLKPQIQSIQQEIERLLV